In the genome of Acidobacteriota bacterium, one region contains:
- a CDS encoding circularly permuted type 2 ATP-grasp protein, with translation MRVDQAIEDCHRWVRARADQGQAMLDDIYQRQLEADIRFRGQPIATFLRPVFLSREQNDLVRGASQVLVDCAERIIEQYMVDPEVRETIGLPPDEEEFALLDTGLKRQVVIARPDSFLNGDRLEFLEFNSDSPAGVVWTDLHEEVFLSSPVLSEHPWSKDLGSCDCRRLLIDGLLGAFSEFGLAQKPVAAIVDWSDAGAWPEFEVVQRCFQERGVPAVVIDPRHFELRGDILYADGTAVNLIYRRAIIRELHEKRDEPGVRDLLEAYRRGLVCVVNPFRSKVSGSKACLALLSDSRFDRLFNAEQNAVKRAHVPWTRVLRNGKVDFEGRTHDLFELARSNRERFVIKPTSGYGGRDVMIGRETELRAWEERLDHAALNPGEWTIQRYVEIPEEDFPVFDPHLRFEPRKVNLNPYLFGGRYAGSFVRLSTSSIINVSVGGGMAPSFVLPG, from the coding sequence ATGCGAGTCGACCAGGCCATCGAAGATTGCCACCGGTGGGTGAGAGCGCGCGCCGACCAGGGGCAGGCCATGCTCGACGACATCTACCAGCGCCAGCTCGAGGCGGACATCAGGTTCCGGGGCCAACCGATCGCGACGTTTCTGCGGCCCGTCTTCCTGTCGCGTGAGCAGAACGACCTGGTGCGCGGTGCCTCACAGGTCCTGGTCGACTGCGCCGAGCGCATCATCGAGCAGTATATGGTTGACCCGGAGGTGCGCGAGACCATTGGCCTCCCACCTGACGAGGAAGAGTTCGCGTTGCTCGACACCGGCCTGAAGCGCCAAGTTGTGATCGCCCGGCCAGACTCGTTTCTGAACGGAGACAGGCTCGAATTCCTCGAGTTCAACTCCGACAGCCCGGCAGGGGTCGTATGGACCGACCTGCACGAGGAGGTCTTTCTATCGTCTCCGGTATTGAGTGAACACCCGTGGTCGAAAGACCTGGGATCCTGCGATTGCCGCCGCCTTTTGATCGACGGTCTGCTCGGAGCATTTTCGGAATTCGGCCTCGCCCAGAAGCCGGTCGCGGCGATCGTCGACTGGAGTGATGCCGGTGCCTGGCCCGAGTTCGAGGTGGTCCAGCGTTGTTTTCAGGAGAGAGGTGTGCCGGCGGTGGTCATCGATCCCCGCCATTTCGAGCTCCGCGGGGATATCCTCTACGCCGATGGAACAGCGGTCAACCTGATCTATCGACGGGCGATCATTCGGGAGCTGCACGAAAAGCGTGATGAGCCGGGTGTGCGCGACCTTCTGGAAGCCTACCGACGCGGGCTGGTGTGCGTGGTCAATCCCTTCCGGTCCAAGGTCTCCGGCTCCAAGGCATGTCTGGCGCTGCTCTCTGATTCACGATTCGACCGGTTGTTCAATGCCGAGCAAAATGCCGTCAAGCGGGCGCACGTTCCGTGGACCCGGGTTCTTCGCAACGGTAAGGTCGACTTCGAGGGGCGTACACACGATCTCTTCGAGCTCGCAAGGAGCAACAGGGAACGCTTCGTCATCAAGCCTACGAGCGGCTACGGCGGACGCGACGTGATGATCGGGCGAGAGACGGAGCTCCGGGCGTGGGAGGAGAGGCTCGACCACGCGGCACTAAATCCAGGTGAGTGGACAATCCAACGATACGTCGAGATCCCGGAGGAGGACTTCCCGGTCTTCGATCCGCATCTCCGGTTCGAACCACGGAAAGTCAACCTCAATCCCTACCTGTTCGGCGGGCGTTACGCCGGCTCCTTCGTCCGCCTGTCGACCAGCTCGATCATCAATGTCTCAGTCGGAGGAGGGATGGCTCCCTCGTTCGTGCTTCCGGGGTGA
- a CDS encoding transcriptional regulator, producing the protein MTRKTVNTIERGEQVPSTHPAMMIAGAFDVALEEQLQLDD; encoded by the coding sequence GTGACCCGGAAGACGGTCAACACGATCGAGAGGGGCGAACAGGTGCCCTCGACCCACCCGGCAATGATGATCGCCGGGGCGTTCGACGTGGCCTTAGAGGAGCAGTTACAGCTCGACGACTGA